The genomic window CTGTTGTAGCTGCCCGCGCAGTAGTGTGCCTGGAAGATCGCGCCATTGCGCGTCATCTTGTAGCCCCAGTTGGCATCGGTTGCCGCGTCGGTGCTGGCGTACGACACGTTCGGGTTATAGACCTGATCGGCGGTGGTGTCTTTGACATCGTAGCCCGCGCCGGGATACTTGGAGTAGATCGTCCAGTACCAGCCGTAGGTCTTGACCGCCATCGCGCCCGCGCGCAGCGACTCGGCGTGCCAGCTTGAGATCCACTCGCTGGGCAGCACGTGCTTGACGTAGTAGTTGAAATTAACGGTATCGATGCGGCCCAGGCTCACGCGATAGACGCGAATCGTGGAGGGCGGCGTGGTGTTGGTCGCCAGCGCGCCGACCTCAGATGCAAGCGGCGGATTGGCCGGTCCCGGCTCCTGCGCTGCGCCGCTCTCCGACCGATGCGGCTGCACGTCGATCACCTCTGGCTCCGCCTGATGCTCTCGCGTCGCAGACAGCGGCGCGTCGATCTGCAACGTGTCGTTGGGGATGACCGTGGCCTGGCGGATGATCCAGGGTCGGTAGCCCCTGGCCTTGACCAGCACCTCGACCTTCACGGGTTCATTCAGCGCCAGATCCTCGAAGACCGCCGCGCCCTTGCCGTTGGTCGTCGCCTTGAGGCCAAGCGGCAGCACCGTTACCTCGGCCCCTTCGACGGGCGTGCCCTCAGGTGTGCGCGCCGACAGCATCATCCCGGTTGTGCCTTCGGGCGCAGCCAGCGCGGGCGAGGATGGCACGAGTACGGCCTGGAATGCGAGCGACAGCCCAACGACGACTAACATGAGCGTGCGGAAAAAACTACGTTGCATACGCTGCTCCTTGCACATTGCGAACCAGCCCGATTCGCAGCGAACCCCGACGATCGAGGGATCATGCGCTTGGCGCTCGATCCCTGGCCTGTGTTAGCTCTAGCCCGAAGATGAAGCGAGGTGAGGGTTGTTTTAAACCAGGGTTTAACCTCAGTATAGGGGAGACAGCGATCGGGGTAAAGGTAGGGGATTCCCTACCCCCGGCGGCGATACGCCAGACGCACGAAGCCCACCGGCACGCAGGTGTCCGTACCGATGGGCTTCGGTTGTGATCTCGGTCAGGCCCTCACCCCGGCCCCTTCCCACCTTCGCGGGTCCCGTTCCCGCTCGGCTTCGGCCTAGGAGAGGGGGAGAATCTCGGCCCGGTTCTTGGTTCCTGGCTCTCCGTTTGTTCTTTCCGCGTTCTTTGTTCTTAGTTCTTTCCGCGCGCTATGCCTCGCCCATCACCAGGCCCTCGATCGTATGCGCCTGCACGATCGGCTCCAGCTCATCGACGACGCGGCAGGTCATGTGCCGACGCAGCTCGACGGGCAGCGTCTCGTAGAACGGCCTGGTGAACTGGAGGTCATGCCGCTCCGCGTTGCGCGCATCGGGCGCGTCCACGCCGAGGACCAGCACCGGACGAGACTTGTTCGAGCGATTGGCGGTGCCGCGATGGATCGTGAGAGCCGAGCGCACCGAGATGTCGCCCATCTGCGGCATCTTCTGCTGCCTGCGCTCCTCGTACCGCCCGTAGAGCGACTTGGGCGGGAACATCCCGTGCTCGAACTCGGTGGGATCGTCCCACTGCGTGCCGGGCGCGATCTCGAACGGTCCCATATCCTCGAAGACATCGACCGTCGTCAGGTTGAAGGCGAGCGAGTTCAGCCGCCGACCGATCAGCGTCTCCTCTGGGGCCGGGAAGTCGCGGTGCCACGGCTGGTAGAGCGCGCCGGGCAGCGGCACGTCGAAGCCGATCTCGACGATCTTGTAATCGGGGCCGAGCACCGACTCGCAGACCGTCACCACCCACGGATGCGTAGCCAGCTCGACGAAGCCGCGAATACGCTCCGGGTGAATCTCGACATAGTAGCGCTTAGGACCTCGACCAACCGCGCCGCCTGGCCGCTGAAGCGCCTCCTGAAACAAGACCTCGATGTCCTCGCCGAGCTGCCGCGCCCAACTGCGGTCGAAGGCTCCCTTGAGGCCAATGAATCCGTCGCCATAGAGGCCGCCCATGATCGTCGCGATGTCAAAGTGCTGGTCCTGCATCTGGCTCGTCGTGCTCATAATCTCTCCTTCACGCGAGAAGCTAAGAAGATGGTTCGGATGCGCTGCCGCGCTACACAGCGCCAGCGGC from Herpetosiphonaceae bacterium includes these protein-coding regions:
- a CDS encoding SpoIID/LytB domain-containing protein; the encoded protein is MQRSFFRTLMLVVVGLSLAFQAVLVPSSPALAAPEGTTGMMLSARTPEGTPVEGAEVTVLPLGLKATTNGKGAAVFEDLALNEPVKVEVLVKARGYRPWIIRQATVIPNDTLQIDAPLSATREHQAEPEVIDVQPHRSESGAAQEPGPANPPLASEVGALATNTTPPSTIRVYRVSLGRIDTVNFNYYVKHVLPSEWISSWHAESLRAGAMAVKTYGWYWTIYSKYPGAGYDVKDTTADQVYNPNVSYASTDAATDANWGYKMTRNGAIFQAHYCAGSYNSSRTSGQCSENHGWTVGTYMSQWGSKWYADNGRTWQWMVPFYYDNVVVSTISSSTPIVVDDQSAGFTRYGPTQYWWEAAYGYNSHMWWTYSNVSTVSNYGRWKPSLSTGAGNYAVEVFIPNNYASSKSARYRIYHNGANNYATVDQSIYYNQWVPVGTFYFAANGTEYVELTDATGECVTCTYVGFDAVRFTKQ
- a CDS encoding phytanoyl-CoA dioxygenase family protein; this translates as MSTTSQMQDQHFDIATIMGGLYGDGFIGLKGAFDRSWARQLGEDIEVLFQEALQRPGGAVGRGPKRYYVEIHPERIRGFVELATHPWVVTVCESVLGPDYKIVEIGFDVPLPGALYQPWHRDFPAPEETLIGRRLNSLAFNLTTVDVFEDMGPFEIAPGTQWDDPTEFEHGMFPPKSLYGRYEERRQQKMPQMGDISVRSALTIHRGTANRSNKSRPVLVLGVDAPDARNAERHDLQFTRPFYETLPVELRRHMTCRVVDELEPIVQAHTIEGLVMGEA